Part of the Sulfurovum xiamenensis genome, CGTATCGCTCTGGCTCGTGCACTCTATAAGAACCCGGATATTCTCATACTGGATGAAGCGACCTCTGCACTAGATAACAAAAGTGAAGCCCTGATACAACAAGCATTGCATGAGCTCAAACCAGAAATGATCACTTTCACTGTCGCACACAGATTAAGCACCATAGAAGATGCCGATACCATCCTGGTCTTCCAAAAAGGAGAGATCATCTGCAGGGGTTCACATCAAACCTTGTTACAAGAGTGTCCAACCTATCAAAAATTATCAGGGAGTTTATAATATGTTACGATTCACCCTCCTCTTTACTTTTTTATGTACGTTGCTTTTTGCACAGCAGGAGAGTGAACAATTTCCTTTCATAGGGGCAACCCTGGCCACACACTCCATAGATATGAAATCTCTAGACCAGACATCCAGCCAGCATGAAACGCTTCTGGGATTTCGCTATGGTAAGCAATCCCTGGATTGGCGTACCGTATTTACACTCTCTGGTAATAATGATCTTCAAACCTTTGCAATAGAAATAGATAAAATACTCCTTGATGAACTCTTTGGCACACCAAAAGTAAGACCTTATTTGGGTGCCACTGTCGGATATCTTCACTATGAGAAGGACACTTCTTCGGACGATGACGGGATTTACTATGGAGGCAATTTCGGATTCCTGATCTATGCCACGGCAACGATGGATGTAGATCTTTCCTATCATTACTATAAAGTATCAGCTCTCGATCCACTCGATACTATGCAGGGTGTAAGCCTCTCTTTACATTACTTTTTTTGATTATTTTGCTATAATAAGCACACTATAACTATGGAGTCTTCTTTGTCACTTTTTTCTTACCAAAATCTCAAAAAAATCCTTTTTAAACTTGATCCTGAGACAGCACACACTGTTGCCGGACTTGGACTTAGAGCTATTGCTCACTGTCCTGTACTACTGCGTTATGTGAAAAACAAGAACTTTGTTACACATCCTATCCTCCAACAGGATATCTTTGGACGTACCTTTCAAAATCCTGTAGGACTGGGGGCAGGATTTGACAAAAACGGTCAGTACATTACCGCCATGCCGACCATGGGGTTTGGATTTACAGAGATAGGTACCGTGACACCTAAACCGCAAGATGGTAATGCAAAACCGAGACTCTTTAGACTTCTTGAAGACAACTCCATACAAAATGCTATGGGATTTAACAACAAAGGCAGCCACTATATGTTGCAACGTCTTAAAGAACTCTACTTCTTTGACTACCCTATGGGCATCAACATTGGGAAAAACAAACTGACTCCCGAAGATGAAGCACTCAATGACTATGAAACACTCTTTAAAGCATTTAAAAATTATGGTGACTACATTGTGATCAACATTTCATCTCCAAACACACCGGGTCTGAGAGACCTGCAAAATGAGGCATTTATCAAGGCTATCTTTAAAATGGCAAAAGAGATCACCACGCAGCCTGTGCTGCTTAAAATCGCACCGGATATGGAACCCGAAGATGCCATTGCTCTTTGTAAAACAGCTGTAGAAGCAGGTGCTGCAGGTATCATTGCTACCAATACAACGATCGATTACTCTTTGACACCGCATGCCAAAGACTTCGGCGGTATCTCAGGGGCACTGCTGACAGAAAAATCATACCAGCTCTTCAAAGCCATAGGTAAAGAGCTGTATGGTAAGACCCTACTTATCTCTGTAGGGGGTATAGACTCTGCAGAAGAAGCCTACAGACGTATCAAAGCCGGTGCCTCTTTGGTACAGGTTTACAGTATGCTTGTCTACAGGGGTCCGGCACTGATCAAAGAGATCAATGAAGGTTTAATTAAACTCTTACAAAAAGATGGTTATAAACATATCAGCGAAGCCATCGGAGCAGATTACAAATGAGCCTAAAAAGCCTCAAGCACTTTACATATACATTTATCATCGGATGTATGATCACAACAGGAGTATCAATGGCCAATTCATTGCCAGAACATTTTACAAAAACATTGGATAACGGCATGCAGATCGTTGTCATCCCTATGGATAACGATTCGGGTGTAATCACTACAGATATCTACTACAAAGTAGGAAGCAGAAATGAAGTCATGGGTAAAAGCGGTATGGCCCATATGCTTGAGCATCTCTCTTTCAAATCTACAGATAAACTCAAAGAGGGCGAATTTGACACGATCGTCAAAAGTCGCGGCGGTGTAAATAACGCTGCCACCGGTTTTGACAAAACACACTATTATATTAAAACAGCCAGCAAGAACCTGGCACTCAGTCTTGACCTCTTCTCTGAGC contains:
- a CDS encoding quinone-dependent dihydroorotate dehydrogenase; translated protein: MSLFSYQNLKKILFKLDPETAHTVAGLGLRAIAHCPVLLRYVKNKNFVTHPILQQDIFGRTFQNPVGLGAGFDKNGQYITAMPTMGFGFTEIGTVTPKPQDGNAKPRLFRLLEDNSIQNAMGFNNKGSHYMLQRLKELYFFDYPMGINIGKNKLTPEDEALNDYETLFKAFKNYGDYIVINISSPNTPGLRDLQNEAFIKAIFKMAKEITTQPVLLKIAPDMEPEDAIALCKTAVEAGAAGIIATNTTIDYSLTPHAKDFGGISGALLTEKSYQLFKAIGKELYGKTLLISVGGIDSAEEAYRRIKAGASLVQVYSMLVYRGPALIKEINEGLIKLLQKDGYKHISEAIGADYK